The following proteins are encoded in a genomic region of Spirosoma sp. SC4-14:
- a CDS encoding FtsX-like permease family protein, whose protein sequence is MVDNPQTPNPPAWADRLITWVCPLHLQEELLGDLHEQFAQQVADAGVSRARQFYALEVLKFVRPYFIRRRIANLAQATTRSGTGNAYRYKTNDYPQPFFLHPDMLRNYLKIAFRTLWRSKSYASINVVGLSVAFCICLFLFLTAYLQLTYDSFHKDGDRIFQTYMVSNDPEKMVKSGTMPLPLMPALKADFPELEAATRVINIRKSLVEYKGNYFDKAVYLTDPDFFKIFSFPLIKGNPDNALRNLSSIVLSENMAKAIFGDKDPMGKAVLVSNDGKQKQYIVSGILGNAPSNSTIQYDALIRTENLPNYQDSKDHWDFGLLQVFIKLPATISQATFEQRLKPFVAKYYAGTLNNLKTKGAKPDERGDLFALRIQKIANIHFDRNINDGRGAPIALVYVLMGIATFILLIACINFINLSIARSFTRAKEVGVRKSLGALKKQLFVQIWGESTLICFAGFALGLLLAYLLLPTFNATFQSKLSIDYMLQPGFIALIFALFLVVTLVAGGYPAWQMARFNPVDVLKGKISLKRPGILRNSLIVSQFSISTLLACCTIIALQQVDYLREQPLGFQKEQVISIPVGNQVSGRQVLQRLRNKLTGDPSVLSITGSGLNLGRGKDHVSSRIGYGFNYKGKDILTDWLLVDYDYLKTLGIKLKAGRDFDRAYAADSANRVIVTESMAKMMGEANPVGVFLRDDTDTTASAPQIIGIVPDFHLYSLTDVHKPISMYLSNNEPIRYLFVRVAPHNLAGSMAKLQQVWKEIAPQSEFIGSFLDENVDAWYQNEDMLSRIFSLASGIAILLSCIGLFAIALMVIEQRTKEIGIRKVLGASTPNIIVALSQDFIKLVLIALAIAIPLAWFSMQQWLNNYPYHVAISVWVFVLVGLAAILIALATVSFHSIKAALMNPVKSLRTE, encoded by the coding sequence ATGGTCGATAACCCACAAACCCCAAATCCACCCGCATGGGCCGACCGACTCATAACCTGGGTATGTCCTCTTCATTTACAGGAAGAGCTTCTGGGCGATTTACACGAACAGTTTGCCCAGCAGGTGGCCGACGCTGGGGTATCCAGAGCCCGTCAGTTCTATGCGCTGGAAGTACTGAAATTTGTTCGTCCTTATTTTATCAGACGCCGTATTGCCAACCTTGCTCAGGCCACAACCCGATCAGGCACTGGCAACGCGTACCGCTATAAAACCAATGATTACCCACAACCCTTTTTTCTTCATCCCGATATGTTACGGAATTACCTTAAAATTGCGTTTCGCACCCTCTGGCGGAGTAAAAGTTACGCATCCATCAATGTAGTGGGGTTATCTGTCGCGTTCTGCATTTGCCTGTTTTTGTTTCTGACAGCCTATTTGCAACTTACCTACGACTCGTTCCATAAAGACGGCGACCGGATTTTTCAGACCTATATGGTGTCGAATGATCCGGAAAAAATGGTTAAATCCGGCACAATGCCGCTGCCGCTGATGCCTGCTCTGAAAGCCGATTTCCCCGAACTGGAAGCGGCCACCCGAGTCATCAATATCCGCAAAAGTCTGGTCGAATACAAAGGCAACTACTTTGATAAGGCGGTTTATCTGACCGACCCTGATTTCTTTAAAATTTTCTCCTTTCCACTTATCAAAGGAAATCCAGACAATGCACTTCGTAATCTGAGCAGCATTGTTCTGAGCGAAAACATGGCCAAAGCCATTTTTGGCGACAAAGATCCGATGGGTAAAGCCGTGCTGGTCAGCAATGATGGCAAGCAGAAACAGTATATTGTTAGTGGCATTCTGGGAAATGCGCCTTCCAACTCAACCATTCAGTACGATGCCCTGATTCGCACTGAAAACCTGCCTAATTATCAGGATTCAAAAGATCATTGGGATTTTGGCTTACTACAGGTTTTCATCAAATTACCCGCTACAATCAGTCAGGCAACGTTTGAACAGCGTCTGAAACCGTTTGTTGCCAAATACTACGCTGGCACACTGAACAACCTGAAGACAAAAGGCGCAAAGCCCGACGAACGGGGTGATCTCTTTGCGCTCCGGATTCAAAAAATCGCCAATATCCATTTTGACAGGAATATTAACGATGGCCGGGGGGCACCCATTGCCCTTGTCTATGTATTGATGGGGATTGCCACCTTCATACTGCTCATTGCGTGTATCAATTTCATTAATCTCAGCATTGCCCGTTCGTTTACCAGGGCAAAAGAAGTGGGCGTACGAAAATCGCTGGGAGCGTTGAAGAAACAGCTATTCGTGCAAATATGGGGCGAATCGACGCTGATTTGTTTTGCCGGATTTGCTCTTGGACTGCTCCTTGCCTATCTGCTCCTGCCGACGTTCAATGCTACGTTCCAGTCGAAACTTTCTATTGATTATATGCTTCAACCGGGTTTTATCGCGTTGATTTTCGCCTTATTTCTGGTTGTTACACTGGTAGCCGGTGGCTATCCGGCCTGGCAAATGGCCCGGTTTAATCCGGTTGACGTATTGAAAGGGAAAATCTCGCTGAAACGACCAGGAATCCTTCGCAACTCGCTAATTGTCAGCCAGTTTTCCATATCAACACTATTGGCCTGCTGCACAATCATTGCCCTCCAGCAAGTCGATTATCTGCGCGAGCAACCGCTTGGTTTTCAGAAAGAACAGGTTATCAGCATTCCGGTTGGCAATCAGGTAAGTGGTCGGCAGGTACTGCAACGGCTACGCAACAAGCTCACGGGCGATCCATCGGTGCTATCGATAACGGGTTCGGGCCTCAACCTGGGGCGTGGCAAAGATCACGTCAGTTCCCGCATTGGCTATGGTTTCAACTACAAGGGTAAAGATATTTTGACCGACTGGCTGCTGGTTGATTATGATTACCTCAAGACCTTGGGTATTAAACTAAAAGCGGGTCGTGACTTCGACCGGGCGTATGCTGCCGATTCGGCGAATCGGGTAATCGTTACCGAAAGTATGGCCAAGATGATGGGCGAAGCTAATCCGGTCGGGGTATTTCTACGCGACGATACCGACACAACAGCATCGGCCCCTCAAATAATTGGCATTGTTCCCGATTTTCATTTGTATTCGCTCACTGATGTGCACAAACCCATCAGTATGTATTTGTCCAATAACGAACCCATACGCTATCTGTTTGTGCGGGTAGCCCCCCATAACCTGGCCGGATCGATGGCTAAGTTGCAACAGGTATGGAAAGAGATCGCTCCGCAGTCGGAATTCATCGGGTCGTTTCTGGACGAAAACGTCGACGCCTGGTACCAGAACGAAGATATGCTTTCACGAATTTTCAGTCTTGCGTCGGGCATTGCCATTCTCCTATCGTGTATTGGCCTGTTTGCCATTGCCCTGATGGTTATTGAGCAGCGCACAAAAGAAATTGGCATTCGTAAAGTACTGGGAGCCAGCACTCCAAACATTATAGTTGCGCTTTCCCAGGATTTTATCAAGCTAGTTCTGATAGCGTTGGCCATTGCTATTCCGCTGGCCTGGTTCAGTATGCAACAATGGCTCAACAATTACCCTTACCATGTGGCGATCAGTGTGTGGGTATTTGTGCTGGTTGGTCTTGCTGCCATCCTGATTGCTCTGGCAACAGTAAGTTTTCACAGCATCAAAGCGGCATTGATGAATCCCGTAAAATCGCTTCGGACCGAGTAG
- a CDS encoding TonB-dependent receptor — protein MNTTKIHTRIPYYFTILIPCLLLLTATAYAQTTILSGTVHTADGHKPLAEAVVTTQDGHVHTLTDVNGQYQLKLPAGVYTLVAFALGRETATQSITVASEAITVNFILNELARTLDEVSVQAERERTFGITRLRSVEGTAIYEGKKSEVVVLRDLTANKATNNARQVFSKVTGLNIWESDGAGLQLGIGGRGLSPNRTSNFNTRQNGYDISADALGYPESYYTPPVEALDRIEVVRGAASLQYGTQFGGLLNFRFQRGPRNKSIELTSRQTLGSWGFFGSFNSIGGTVDKGKLNYYAFYQHKQGNGWRPNSQFNVNTAYGSVHYRLTPRFTLGADYTFMHYEAQQPGGLTDTEFAQNPRQSIRARNWFRVNWNLFALTGDYQLADRTKLNTRFFGLLAGRSALGNLERINVADLGGNRNLIDGTFHNIGNETRLLHRYQLLGQPATLLVGFRWYRGTTTAQQGDASNGSGSDFRFLHPNDLENSDYRYPNKNDALFAEHIINLNSKLSITPGVRVESIRTFSSGFYRQRTYDFAGNIISDEKFYDDQVRRRAFVLVGAGLSYKPTDRLEVYANISQNYRAINFSDLRITNPNFAVDPKLHDERGYTADLGIRGRAEDFFTYELTLFYLKYKDRIGLLLKADQPPLYLDYRLRTNISDSRNLGIEAFGEIDLLKMTGHKTGSWGWSVFANLSLIDARYINTEDPTIRNKLVEQVPPVLLRTGTTIRRGSFSATLQYAYTGQQFTDATNAIRTSTAVNGVIPAYQIMDLSAAWHYKWLLIEGSCNNLLNTYYFTRRADSYPGPGIIPADGRAFYLTVGARF, from the coding sequence ATGAACACAACTAAAATACATACCCGTATACCGTATTACTTTACCATACTCATCCCGTGTTTACTATTGCTCACGGCAACCGCATACGCGCAAACGACGATACTGAGTGGAACGGTACACACCGCCGATGGGCATAAACCATTGGCCGAAGCGGTTGTAACCACGCAGGATGGTCATGTTCATACGCTTACCGATGTTAATGGACAGTATCAACTGAAACTTCCGGCGGGGGTTTATACGCTGGTTGCGTTTGCGCTTGGGCGAGAAACCGCAACACAGTCGATAACGGTAGCGAGCGAGGCCATAACCGTCAATTTTATCCTGAATGAACTGGCCCGAACGCTCGACGAAGTGTCGGTACAGGCCGAGCGCGAACGTACATTTGGTATTACCCGATTGCGGTCAGTTGAGGGTACGGCTATTTATGAGGGAAAGAAAAGTGAAGTAGTAGTACTGCGTGACCTGACGGCCAATAAAGCAACCAACAATGCCCGGCAGGTTTTTTCGAAAGTTACGGGACTCAATATCTGGGAAAGCGACGGCGCTGGACTGCAACTGGGCATCGGTGGGCGTGGGTTGAGCCCCAATCGGACCAGCAATTTCAATACGCGGCAGAATGGCTACGATATTTCGGCCGATGCGTTGGGTTATCCCGAAAGCTATTATACACCTCCCGTTGAAGCTCTGGACCGCATCGAAGTGGTGCGCGGAGCGGCTTCGCTGCAATATGGTACGCAGTTTGGCGGATTACTCAATTTTCGGTTTCAGCGTGGCCCACGCAACAAATCCATTGAACTGACCAGTCGGCAAACACTGGGTTCCTGGGGGTTTTTCGGATCGTTTAACAGCATCGGCGGTACAGTCGATAAAGGCAAACTCAACTATTATGCATTCTATCAGCATAAGCAGGGCAATGGCTGGCGGCCTAATTCCCAATTCAATGTCAATACGGCATACGGTTCTGTACACTATCGGCTGACCCCCCGGTTTACGCTCGGTGCCGACTATACATTTATGCACTACGAAGCACAGCAACCCGGTGGCTTGACCGACACCGAATTTGCGCAAAATCCCCGCCAGTCGATTCGGGCAAGAAACTGGTTTCGGGTCAACTGGAATCTGTTTGCGCTAACGGGCGATTATCAACTGGCGGATCGTACGAAATTGAATACCCGGTTTTTTGGCTTGCTGGCAGGACGTTCGGCGTTGGGGAATCTGGAACGTATCAACGTTGCTGATCTGGGTGGTAATCGAAACCTGATTGATGGCACTTTTCATAATATCGGTAATGAAACGCGACTGCTGCACCGGTATCAGTTGCTGGGCCAGCCCGCTACGCTACTGGTTGGTTTTCGCTGGTATCGTGGCACAACAACAGCCCAACAGGGTGACGCCAGCAATGGGTCGGGCTCCGATTTTCGGTTTCTGCATCCCAACGATCTCGAAAATTCCGATTATCGGTATCCCAATAAAAACGACGCACTTTTTGCCGAACACATCATTAACCTGAATTCGAAGTTGAGTATTACACCCGGTGTTCGGGTTGAGTCCATCCGAACATTTTCGTCGGGGTTCTATCGGCAGCGAACCTACGATTTTGCGGGGAACATCATCTCCGACGAAAAATTTTACGACGATCAGGTACGTCGGCGGGCGTTTGTGCTGGTTGGGGCTGGCTTAAGCTATAAGCCAACCGACCGACTTGAAGTTTACGCCAATATTTCGCAGAACTACCGGGCCATTAATTTCTCGGATTTGCGCATCACCAACCCAAACTTCGCCGTTGATCCGAAATTGCATGATGAGCGTGGCTATACCGCCGATCTGGGCATTCGGGGGCGTGCCGAAGATTTTTTTACCTATGAGCTGACACTTTTTTATCTGAAGTATAAAGACCGAATCGGGCTTTTGTTGAAAGCCGACCAGCCTCCGTTGTATCTGGATTATCGGCTTCGGACCAATATTTCCGATTCGCGAAATCTGGGGATAGAAGCCTTCGGAGAAATAGATCTGCTGAAAATGACAGGCCATAAAACCGGCAGTTGGGGCTGGTCGGTATTTGCGAACCTGTCGTTAATCGATGCCCGGTACATCAATACCGAAGATCCGACCATTCGGAACAAACTGGTTGAGCAGGTGCCACCGGTACTTTTACGAACCGGCACAACCATTCGGCGGGGGAGTTTTTCTGCAACATTGCAATATGCCTATACCGGCCAGCAGTTTACCGACGCTACCAACGCCATTCGCACGTCAACGGCTGTAAACGGGGTCATACCGGCTTATCAGATTATGGATCTGTCAGCCGCCTGGCACTATAAATGGTTATTGATTGAAGGCTCGTGTAACAATCTGCTCAATACGTATTATTTCACCCGTCGGGCCGACTCATATCCCGGTCCCGGTATTATTCCAGCCGATGGTCGGGCGTTTTATCTGACCGTTGGGGCTCGGTTTTAG
- a CDS encoding sigma-70 family RNA polymerase sigma factor, producing MERFTAASYRELPAQELWQRFRAGDERALGELAREHYSGLFNYGRRLTTDSELVWDTIQDLFLELWDHRETIGTAVFVKTYLLKALRYKLLKARSQQSPIPFDDHGEGTGPFSVSIEDEIIDQELHTEQARLLRQLMAGLTKRQQEVLYLRFYQNLDNHEIAQIMGLERQSVANLLHRTFKELRSQWSPNLLLSVIPFLTAHL from the coding sequence TTGGAACGTTTTACTGCAGCCAGTTATCGGGAATTACCAGCACAGGAACTCTGGCAACGCTTCAGAGCCGGAGACGAACGTGCATTAGGCGAGTTGGCCAGAGAACATTATTCTGGTCTCTTTAACTATGGCCGACGGCTAACAACCGACTCAGAACTGGTGTGGGATACTATTCAGGACTTGTTTCTGGAACTATGGGACCATCGGGAAACAATTGGTACGGCCGTTTTTGTAAAAACATACCTGCTCAAAGCGCTGCGCTATAAATTGCTCAAAGCCCGCTCGCAGCAATCGCCAATCCCTTTCGACGACCACGGCGAGGGGACCGGGCCATTTTCGGTGTCTATTGAAGACGAGATTATAGACCAGGAACTGCATACCGAGCAGGCTCGTCTGTTGCGGCAATTGATGGCTGGTCTTACAAAACGTCAGCAGGAAGTGCTGTATCTGCGTTTTTACCAAAACCTCGATAATCACGAAATTGCGCAGATTATGGGGTTGGAGCGACAGAGTGTCGCCAATTTGCTGCACCGTACGTTCAAAGAGCTGCGTAGCCAGTGGTCGCCCAACCTACTCCTTTCCGTAATCCCCTTTCTTACCGCCCACTTGTAG
- a CDS encoding helix-turn-helix transcriptional regulator, translated as MGRAYLGEFEELVLLTVAALEGGAYGVAIADELKQRTNRTISLSGVHIALYRLEEKGFVWSELGGGTTTRGGRRKRLFTITAAGKQTLSDIRDVRNQLWDSIQNPSLT; from the coding sequence ATGGGAAGAGCTTACTTAGGCGAATTTGAAGAACTGGTCTTACTTACCGTTGCCGCTCTGGAAGGCGGAGCCTATGGTGTGGCCATTGCCGACGAACTGAAACAACGAACAAACCGAACCATTAGCCTGAGTGGCGTACACATTGCGCTATACCGACTGGAAGAAAAAGGCTTTGTCTGGTCAGAACTGGGCGGTGGCACCACCACACGGGGCGGGCGTCGGAAACGCCTGTTTACCATAACCGCAGCAGGCAAACAAACACTGAGCGACATTCGGGATGTGCGTAACCAACTCTGGGACTCTATTCAAAACCCTTCTTTAACATAG
- a CDS encoding acetylxylan esterase — protein MRVRHFLALSCFLGASTLLAQPNPDRPDLCQGAYFTEAQGAEALKTFAQTYHDRAGWEKRAAMIRQGIRDGMDLPAKPKFAPIKPIRHSLRKMNGYTIENVAFESLPGFWITGNLYRPIHSTGKLAGILCPHGHTAKQDARFLEQAQQRCATLARMGAVVFIYDMLGYGDSKQCDHKIPEALKLQTLNGIQALNFLTSLPDVDTDRIGMSGESGGGTQTFLLTALDPRIKVSVPVVMVSAHFFGGCVCESGMPIHKRPTHQTSNVEIAALAAPRPLLLVSDGKDWTKNTPDVEYPYIRSIYSFYNAADRIENVHLPAEGHDYGPSKRKAAYQFLAKHLKLDLNRVMKDGQFDEAGNTLLKPEELQVFNAGHPRPANAAVGDDAVMALLK, from the coding sequence ATGCGTGTTCGCCATTTCCTCGCCCTGAGCTGCTTTCTTGGAGCATCGACCCTTTTGGCCCAGCCCAACCCCGACCGTCCAGATCTTTGTCAGGGGGCTTATTTTACCGAAGCCCAGGGTGCCGAAGCACTAAAAACGTTTGCTCAGACATACCATGACCGAGCTGGCTGGGAAAAACGGGCAGCCATGATTCGGCAGGGTATCCGCGATGGAATGGATTTACCCGCAAAGCCCAAATTTGCCCCAATTAAGCCCATTCGGCATAGTCTGCGAAAAATGAATGGGTATACGATCGAAAATGTAGCTTTCGAAAGCCTTCCGGGCTTCTGGATAACCGGCAACCTATACCGGCCCATTCACTCGACGGGTAAGCTGGCCGGGATTCTCTGCCCACATGGACATACAGCTAAACAGGATGCCCGATTTCTGGAACAGGCCCAACAACGCTGCGCTACCCTGGCCCGAATGGGTGCCGTTGTGTTTATTTACGACATGCTCGGCTATGGCGATTCGAAACAGTGCGATCACAAAATTCCTGAAGCGCTGAAATTGCAGACGCTGAACGGTATCCAGGCGCTCAATTTCCTCACCAGTCTTCCCGATGTCGATACTGATCGAATTGGTATGTCGGGCGAATCGGGTGGTGGCACGCAGACATTTCTGCTCACGGCCCTCGACCCACGCATTAAAGTTTCGGTTCCAGTCGTGATGGTATCGGCGCACTTTTTTGGTGGCTGCGTTTGCGAAAGTGGTATGCCCATTCACAAACGCCCAACGCACCAGACCAGTAATGTAGAAATTGCCGCACTGGCCGCTCCTCGTCCGCTCCTGCTTGTGTCTGATGGAAAAGACTGGACCAAAAATACGCCCGATGTCGAGTATCCCTACATTCGGTCGATCTATAGTTTCTACAACGCAGCCGACCGGATTGAGAATGTTCATTTACCAGCCGAAGGCCACGATTACGGCCCCAGCAAACGCAAAGCGGCCTACCAGTTTTTGGCCAAACACCTCAAACTCGACCTCAACCGGGTGATGAAAGATGGACAATTCGACGAAGCAGGCAATACACTGCTAAAACCCGAAGAACTACAGGTCTTCAACGCCGGGCATCCCCGTCCTGCCAATGCCGCTGTGGGCGACGACGCGGTAATGGCTTTGCTGAAATAG
- a CDS encoding FecR family protein — MNYKTYNAEDFLFDESFRQWTSGSSPQAAVFWEQWLLENPDRADIVRQAQELVRALNEHYGNEVTEERINSEIDRLMQRAAERRDTESEATVIRLPQPPLLQRKLWRWVAAASVVVSVGLAIWLYGFFMNQRHRQTTYADLTKASGVRLQEKVNNTAQIMNVVLNDGSVVTLQPKSRLSYPSQFEARSRTVYLNGEAFFDVVKNPAKPFLIYANQTVTQVLGTSFLVRAYDNEQNVVVTVRTGRVSVYKQQDFEKAQQLGSQKILGVILMPNQQMTLNLDNNRLQKQSVEQPRALQPEMVKQEQVYEDAPVAKVFENIERAYGVKLLYTKEDLSACLVNITFSNESLLERLEVICQTIGATYEVQDGQIVINSKGCQ, encoded by the coding sequence ATGAACTATAAGACGTATAACGCTGAGGATTTTCTGTTCGACGAGTCGTTTCGACAATGGACCAGCGGTTCTTCGCCACAAGCAGCCGTTTTTTGGGAACAATGGCTACTGGAAAATCCCGACCGTGCCGATATAGTCAGGCAGGCTCAGGAGTTAGTCCGGGCTCTAAATGAGCACTATGGCAATGAGGTGACGGAAGAGCGCATAAACAGCGAGATTGATCGGTTGATGCAACGGGCCGCCGAACGTCGGGATACTGAAAGCGAAGCGACAGTTATTCGGTTGCCACAACCTCCATTGCTGCAACGGAAGTTGTGGCGTTGGGTGGCTGCGGCTTCGGTAGTGGTTAGTGTGGGGCTGGCTATCTGGCTGTATGGATTTTTCATGAACCAACGACACCGTCAAACGACGTATGCTGATCTGACAAAAGCATCGGGTGTTCGGCTTCAGGAAAAAGTCAACAACACTGCTCAGATAATGAATGTCGTATTGAACGATGGCAGTGTAGTTACCTTACAACCGAAAAGCCGATTAAGCTATCCCTCTCAATTTGAAGCACGTAGCCGGACCGTTTACCTCAATGGCGAAGCCTTTTTCGATGTTGTAAAAAACCCGGCAAAGCCCTTCCTGATCTATGCCAATCAGACAGTTACACAGGTGCTGGGGACAAGCTTTTTAGTGCGGGCATACGACAATGAACAGAACGTGGTCGTAACGGTACGAACGGGCCGGGTGTCGGTCTATAAACAACAGGATTTCGAGAAAGCCCAGCAGTTGGGAAGCCAAAAGATTTTGGGAGTGATTCTGATGCCCAATCAGCAGATGACCTTAAATCTGGATAATAACCGGCTTCAAAAACAATCGGTTGAACAGCCCAGAGCTTTGCAGCCTGAGATGGTAAAGCAGGAGCAGGTATATGAGGATGCACCCGTTGCGAAGGTATTCGAAAACATTGAACGTGCCTACGGGGTGAAGTTGCTTTATACAAAAGAAGACTTATCCGCCTGTTTGGTCAATATCACATTCTCAAATGAAAGTCTGCTTGAACGACTGGAGGTAATTTGTCAGACCATTGGCGCTACGTATGAGGTGCAGGATGGTCAGATTGTTATCAACAGTAAAGGTTGTCAATAG